In a single window of the Cupriavidus basilensis genome:
- a CDS encoding type II toxin-antitoxin system RelE family toxin, whose product MNAINWTLKAARQLRKLDRQHQRTVVDAVGDLAAMPDCQNVKALTKHDYGYRLRVGNYRVLFDWDGGIKIVEIQEVRKRDERTY is encoded by the coding sequence ATGAACGCGATCAACTGGACCCTGAAAGCAGCCAGGCAGCTCCGTAAGCTGGACCGCCAGCATCAACGGACCGTGGTGGATGCCGTTGGCGATCTGGCCGCAATGCCGGATTGTCAGAACGTGAAGGCCCTGACGAAGCACGACTACGGCTACAGGCTTCGGGTTGGCAACTACCGGGTTCTGTTCGATTGGGACGGCGGCATCAAGATCGTCGAAATTCAGGAAGTGAGGAAACGCGATGAACGCACCTACTAA
- a CDS encoding helix-turn-helix domain-containing protein — protein sequence MNAPTNVQVIHGPDGNPAFVVIPYAEYVASQASERNLVPHDVVTRTVGGASPARAWREHLGLTQAEVAERLGISQSAYAQQERSDKLRKASRGKIAAALGIAADQLDF from the coding sequence ATGAACGCACCTACTAACGTCCAAGTGATCCATGGGCCGGATGGGAATCCCGCCTTTGTGGTGATCCCCTACGCAGAGTATGTGGCCAGCCAAGCGAGCGAGCGCAATCTTGTGCCGCATGATGTGGTTACGCGCACCGTCGGCGGTGCGAGCCCCGCCCGGGCCTGGCGGGAACACCTGGGCTTGACTCAGGCCGAGGTTGCCGAGCGTCTTGGCATTTCGCAATCGGCATACGCGCAGCAGGAGCGCAGTGACAAACTGCGCAAGGCGTCGCGCGGAAAGATCGCTGCCGCCCTTGGCATTGCTGCCGACCAGCTGGATTTCTGA
- a CDS encoding LysR family transcriptional regulator encodes MPIDIRALRYFVETVRLKSFTQAATSLFVTQSTISKMVRQLEDEIGQPLLIREGKQVRLTDVGRVVYERGQEALGVVHRLTLEVADLSSLGRGQLTVGIPPMANLFFSPAVSAFRQRYPNLELSLAEHGGHMVEQQVASGELEVGATVLPRDSGLELATREFAKYPIWVAGPRKASWAKGKTVTLAALRDEPLLLLTEDFSLTRKLRQAFLDARLEPRIVAQSGHWDFLASMAAAGLGTTFLPQPLLDKLDIRDKLAVARLTEPAMDWALAHIWSPGRYLSHAARAWFSVCEEVLGA; translated from the coding sequence ATGCCCATCGACATCCGCGCGTTGCGCTACTTCGTTGAAACCGTTCGGCTGAAGAGCTTCACCCAGGCGGCGACGTCCCTGTTCGTCACGCAATCCACCATCAGCAAGATGGTGCGGCAACTGGAAGACGAGATCGGCCAGCCACTGCTGATCCGCGAAGGCAAGCAGGTGCGGCTGACTGACGTGGGGCGGGTGGTCTACGAGCGCGGGCAGGAAGCGCTTGGCGTGGTGCACCGGCTTACGCTGGAAGTGGCCGACCTCTCCTCGCTGGGCCGCGGCCAGCTGACGGTGGGAATCCCGCCCATGGCCAACCTGTTCTTCTCGCCGGCCGTCAGCGCCTTCCGCCAGCGCTATCCCAACCTGGAGCTCAGCCTGGCAGAACATGGCGGCCATATGGTGGAGCAGCAAGTGGCGAGTGGCGAACTCGAAGTCGGCGCCACCGTACTGCCCCGGGACAGCGGCCTGGAACTGGCCACGCGCGAATTCGCCAAATACCCGATCTGGGTCGCGGGCCCCCGCAAGGCCAGCTGGGCCAAGGGCAAGACCGTGACGCTGGCCGCGCTGCGCGACGAGCCCCTGCTGCTGCTGACCGAAGACTTCTCCCTGACCCGCAAGCTGCGGCAGGCCTTTCTCGACGCCCGGCTTGAGCCCCGCATCGTGGCCCAAAGCGGGCACTGGGACTTCCTCGCCTCGATGGCCGCGGCCGGGCTGGGCACCACCTTCCTGCCGCAACCGCTGCTGGACAAGCTCGATATCCGCGACAAGCTCGCCGTGGCACGGCTGACGGAGCCGGCCATGGACTGGGCGCTCGCCCATATCTGGTCGCCGGGCCGCTATCTATCGCATGCGGCGCGGGCGTGGTTTTCGGTTTGCGAGGAAGTGCTGGGGGCGTAG
- a CDS encoding FUSC family protein, translating to MASWPSARQWLFSLKAFAASMLALYIALALGLPRPYWAMATVYFVSHPLTGATRSKAAYRVAGTVLGATAAVVTVPLLVNAPVLLMAAIALWTGGLLYFSLLQRTPRSYVFLLAAYTLPIVALPAVSEPAQVFDIAVARIEEIVIGILCAGMVGSIVFPAKVAPALRARSATWMADAALWATDMLSADPDANATRHGSRHRLAADILALDQLITQLSYDTESAHTLRHARALRERMTMLLPVLSSLAGVLQALRRHAEGIPDSLARHMAAMSAWIRAGFDGPAPALEPEALPWADYARAPGWHGGLVATANDQLRTLAALCEDCHALQHGIGDQAPGAAAPSVRAPGRGAERADRAHHHDHAMLLFYACSTSLAVFCAGMLWIASGWEDGAGSVAVASIACCFFATIEEPRPVAHSFLRWSGFCFAVSSFYLFLVVPNAHNFETLVGMLALPYMGIGMLISRPGFNLIAMLLSVNTASFANVQSVYDTNFLTTFNGSLASIGGMLFAPLWAMATRPFGARVAAHRLIRASWKDLAQAATRREPGEHARLGGRMLDRLSQLVPRLAASDDKMASDGFAELQVGFGALALQRSLPGQRPAARRAVARVLNAVALHFRARLKAGHAMAPPDALSERIDKALREVAMQGGASQSPGEHACSALGALIALRVTLYPTQTQTQTQTQTQTQTLPQAAAPQEQPSRAVPRPLRAEPRC from the coding sequence ATGGCTAGCTGGCCCAGCGCACGACAGTGGCTCTTTTCACTGAAGGCGTTTGCCGCCTCGATGCTAGCGCTCTATATCGCGCTTGCGCTGGGTTTGCCCCGCCCGTACTGGGCCATGGCAACCGTCTATTTTGTTTCTCACCCGCTGACCGGCGCGACCCGCTCCAAGGCCGCTTATCGCGTGGCGGGCACGGTGCTGGGCGCGACGGCCGCGGTGGTCACGGTGCCCTTGCTGGTCAATGCGCCGGTGTTGCTGATGGCCGCGATCGCCCTGTGGACGGGGGGCTTGCTCTATTTCTCGCTGCTGCAGCGCACGCCGCGCAGCTATGTCTTCCTGCTGGCCGCCTATACGTTGCCGATCGTGGCGCTGCCGGCGGTCAGCGAGCCGGCGCAAGTCTTCGACATTGCCGTGGCGCGCATCGAGGAGATCGTCATCGGCATCCTGTGCGCCGGCATGGTGGGCTCCATTGTCTTCCCGGCCAAGGTGGCGCCCGCGCTGCGTGCCCGTTCCGCCACCTGGATGGCCGACGCGGCACTGTGGGCCACCGACATGTTGTCCGCCGATCCTGATGCCAATGCCACGCGCCACGGCAGCCGCCACCGGCTGGCCGCCGACATCCTCGCGCTGGACCAGCTCATCACCCAGCTCTCCTACGACACGGAAAGCGCGCACACGCTGCGCCACGCGCGCGCCTTGCGCGAGCGGATGACGATGCTGCTGCCCGTGCTGTCCTCGCTGGCCGGCGTGCTGCAGGCACTGCGGCGCCACGCCGAGGGCATACCCGATAGCCTGGCGCGCCATATGGCCGCCATGTCTGCCTGGATTCGCGCGGGCTTCGACGGCCCCGCGCCCGCGCTGGAGCCGGAAGCGCTCCCGTGGGCGGACTATGCGCGCGCGCCGGGCTGGCATGGCGGGCTGGTTGCCACCGCCAACGATCAGCTGCGCACGCTGGCCGCGCTGTGCGAAGACTGCCACGCCCTGCAGCACGGCATTGGCGACCAGGCGCCCGGCGCCGCCGCGCCATCCGTGCGCGCGCCTGGGCGCGGCGCCGAGCGCGCCGACCGGGCGCATCACCACGATCACGCCATGTTGCTGTTCTATGCCTGCTCCACCAGCCTGGCAGTGTTTTGCGCGGGCATGCTGTGGATCGCCTCGGGATGGGAGGACGGCGCGGGATCGGTCGCGGTGGCGTCCATCGCCTGCTGCTTCTTTGCCACCATCGAGGAGCCCCGGCCGGTCGCGCATTCGTTCTTGCGCTGGAGCGGATTCTGCTTCGCCGTATCGTCCTTCTACCTGTTCCTGGTGGTGCCGAACGCGCACAACTTCGAAACCCTGGTGGGCATGCTGGCGTTGCCCTACATGGGCATCGGCATGCTGATATCGCGGCCCGGCTTCAACCTGATCGCCATGCTGCTGTCGGTCAATACGGCGTCGTTCGCCAATGTGCAGAGCGTCTACGACACGAATTTCCTGACCACCTTCAACGGCAGCCTGGCCAGCATCGGCGGCATGCTGTTCGCGCCTTTGTGGGCCATGGCGACGCGGCCGTTCGGCGCGCGCGTGGCGGCGCACCGGCTGATCCGCGCGAGCTGGAAGGACCTGGCGCAAGCCGCCACGCGACGCGAGCCGGGCGAGCACGCCCGGCTCGGCGGGCGCATGCTGGACCGGCTCAGCCAGCTGGTGCCAAGGCTTGCGGCCAGCGACGACAAGATGGCTTCGGATGGCTTTGCCGAGCTGCAGGTCGGGTTTGGCGCGCTGGCGCTGCAGCGCAGCCTGCCTGGGCAGCGCCCGGCCGCGCGCCGCGCCGTGGCCAGGGTGCTCAACGCGGTTGCCTTGCATTTCCGTGCGCGCCTGAAGGCCGGCCACGCGATGGCGCCGCCGGATGCGCTATCCGAGCGGATCGACAAGGCGCTGCGCGAGGTGGCCATGCAAGGCGGCGCATCGCAAAGTCCCGGCGAGCATGCGTGCAGCGCACTGGGCGCGCTGATTGCGTTGCGGGTCACGCTGTATCCGACGCAGACGCAGACGCAGACGCAGACGCAGACGCAGACGCAGACCCTGCCGCAAGCCGCGGCGCCGCAGGAGCAGCCGTCGCGGGCCGTGCCCCGCCCGTTACGCGCGGAGCCCCGATGCTAA
- a CDS encoding DUF1656 domain-containing protein — protein sequence MLSAEIDLYGVFVPGLLALMLLTFVITACMRAALARAGFYRLVWHRSLFNLALYVIVLGGVAAMARWLQS from the coding sequence ATGCTAAGCGCGGAAATCGATCTCTACGGCGTCTTCGTGCCCGGCTTGCTGGCGTTGATGCTCCTCACCTTCGTCATCACCGCCTGCATGCGCGCGGCCCTTGCGCGCGCAGGCTTTTACCGGCTGGTCTGGCACCGGTCGCTTTTCAATCTAGCCCTTTACGTCATCGTGCTGGGTGGCGTGGCCGCCATGGCCCGCTGGCTGCAATCATGA
- a CDS encoding HlyD family secretion protein, which yields MKFKFRLLVPVMLTLLATVAALFVGKHLWDYYTVAPWTRDGHVRADVVQVAPDVSGLVTQVLVKDNQRVRRGQVLFVIDQDRYQLALQQAMASAAAQRATLAQARREAARSHALSEVVATEVVEEGQARVQQGEAALAQAEAAVALARLNLARTRVASPVDGFLNDRLPRLGDYVALGRPVLSMVDLNSFYVEGYFEETKLGGIRIGNPVSVHIMGERTILHGHVQSIAAGIEDRDRSNGSNLLPNVNPTFNWVRLAQRVPVRIALDDVPADVRLVSGRTATVSVAQPRNTIAVLRDEATEERAQ from the coding sequence ATGAAATTCAAGTTCCGTTTGCTGGTCCCCGTGATGTTGACCCTGCTGGCCACCGTGGCCGCGCTCTTTGTCGGCAAGCATCTGTGGGATTACTACACCGTGGCGCCGTGGACGCGCGACGGCCACGTGCGGGCCGACGTGGTGCAGGTCGCGCCGGATGTCTCGGGGCTGGTGACGCAGGTACTCGTCAAGGACAACCAGCGCGTGCGGCGCGGGCAGGTGCTGTTCGTGATCGACCAGGACCGCTACCAGCTGGCGCTGCAGCAGGCCATGGCGAGTGCTGCCGCGCAGCGCGCCACGCTGGCGCAGGCGCGCCGGGAGGCCGCCCGCAGCCACGCCTTGTCCGAGGTGGTTGCTACCGAGGTGGTGGAAGAAGGGCAGGCGCGCGTGCAGCAGGGCGAGGCGGCGCTGGCGCAGGCGGAGGCGGCGGTCGCGCTGGCCAGGCTCAACCTCGCCCGCACCCGGGTGGCCAGCCCCGTGGATGGCTTTCTCAACGACCGCCTGCCGCGCCTGGGCGACTATGTGGCTCTGGGCCGGCCGGTGCTGTCGATGGTCGACCTGAACTCGTTCTACGTCGAAGGCTATTTCGAAGAAACCAAGCTGGGGGGTATCCGCATTGGCAACCCGGTCTCCGTGCACATCATGGGCGAGCGCACGATCCTGCATGGCCACGTGCAGAGCATCGCCGCCGGCATCGAGGACCGCGACCGCAGCAATGGCAGCAACCTGTTGCCCAATGTGAACCCCACGTTCAACTGGGTGCGGCTGGCGCAGCGTGTGCCGGTGCGCATCGCGCTGGACGACGTGCCGGCGGATGTGCGGCTGGTGTCGGGCCGCACGGCGACGGTCTCCGTGGCGCAGCCGCGCAATACCATCGCCGTGCTGCGCGACGAGGCCACGGAGGAGCGCGCGCAATGA
- a CDS encoding efflux transporter outer membrane subunit: MSKLCVALLPALVPLLFACTTVGPDYHVPEQAAVRAPEANGPLLGTDSPAVSVTPVPDDWWRLYDDPKLNALVQQALSANTSLRVAAANLRRAVATYHEVEAENLPQAAFSAKAERAQIAGESFLLKEKVPVFNLGDVGFSVSYLVDFFGKLARADEAALASAQASQAALDMARVSVVAQTVRSYVQGCAATHELAVAQEQLALQTRGVEIAAKMVAAGRGQPSDMLRARAQAETLRAALPRFKAEKEGAAYRLAVMLGQPPAALPQAVSECHEEPTLRQAMPVGDGAALLKRRPDIRQAERELAAATAKIGVATADLYPSVRIGASAGLSGILSDLGTGPTAHWGMGPLITWNLPTNGVRPRIHGMEAGADAALARFDGVVLKALEETQSALSAYTRELERNQSLHVARDDAKEVAHQHRLLYQSGRVPYLSSLDADRTLAGAEAALAASDSQVALNQINLFLALGGGWQNSPKVAEHRMSEAH; encoded by the coding sequence ATGAGCAAGCTCTGCGTTGCCCTGCTGCCAGCCTTGGTCCCGTTGCTGTTTGCCTGCACCACCGTGGGCCCTGACTATCACGTGCCGGAGCAGGCGGCCGTGCGCGCGCCCGAGGCCAACGGCCCCTTGCTCGGCACGGACAGCCCCGCCGTCTCGGTGACGCCGGTCCCGGACGACTGGTGGCGCCTGTACGACGACCCCAAGCTCAACGCACTGGTGCAGCAGGCGCTCAGCGCCAATACCAGCCTGCGCGTGGCCGCCGCCAACCTGCGCCGGGCCGTGGCGACCTATCACGAGGTGGAAGCGGAGAACCTGCCGCAGGCGGCCTTCTCCGCCAAGGCCGAACGCGCGCAGATCGCGGGCGAGAGCTTCCTGCTCAAGGAGAAGGTGCCGGTCTTCAACCTGGGCGACGTCGGCTTCTCGGTGTCGTACCTGGTGGACTTCTTCGGCAAGCTGGCCCGCGCCGACGAGGCCGCGCTGGCCAGCGCGCAGGCCAGCCAAGCCGCGCTGGACATGGCGCGCGTGAGCGTGGTCGCGCAAACCGTGCGGTCCTATGTGCAGGGTTGCGCAGCCACGCATGAGCTGGCGGTGGCGCAGGAGCAGCTCGCGCTGCAGACGCGCGGCGTGGAGATCGCCGCCAAGATGGTGGCCGCCGGCCGTGGCCAGCCTTCCGACATGCTGCGCGCCCGCGCGCAGGCCGAGACCTTGCGCGCGGCATTGCCGCGCTTCAAGGCGGAGAAGGAGGGCGCGGCCTACCGGCTCGCCGTCATGCTGGGCCAGCCGCCGGCAGCGCTGCCGCAAGCCGTATCCGAATGTCATGAGGAGCCGACGCTGCGCCAGGCAATGCCTGTCGGCGACGGTGCCGCACTGCTCAAGCGCCGCCCCGATATCCGTCAGGCGGAGCGCGAGCTGGCTGCGGCCACGGCGAAGATCGGCGTGGCCACCGCGGATCTCTATCCCTCGGTCCGCATCGGGGCATCGGCCGGCCTGAGCGGCATCCTGAGCGATCTCGGCACCGGCCCGACCGCGCATTGGGGCATGGGCCCGCTGATCACCTGGAACCTGCCCACCAATGGCGTGCGCCCGCGCATCCACGGCATGGAAGCCGGGGCGGACGCTGCACTCGCCCGCTTCGACGGCGTGGTGCTCAAGGCGCTGGAGGAGACCCAGAGTGCGCTCAGCGCCTACACGCGCGAGCTGGAGCGCAACCAGTCCTTGCACGTGGCGCGCGACGACGCCAAAGAAGTCGCCCACCAGCACCGGCTGCTGTACCAGTCCGGCCGCGTACCGTATTTGTCCAGCCTGGACGCCGACCGCACGCTGGCCGGGGCCGAGGCGGCACTGGCGGCGTCGGACAGCCAGGTGGCCCTCAACCAGATCAACCTGTTCCTGGCGCTGGGCGGTGGCTGGCAGAACAGCCCGAAGGTGGCAGAGCACAGGATGAGCGAGGCACACTGA
- a CDS encoding response regulator, producing the protein MEGNPSSLGRATQILIVDDHPIIRDGLTHLLNLHEDLHVCYAAGSAEDALAAMACEPDMAIVDLSLHSNSGLDLVKTLRQHYPKLAILILSMHDETLFAERALRAGANGYLMKLEATEHVMNAVREVLAGNIYLSAAMHERLARTLTAPQKIPAGSIASLSEREFEVLHLIGLGFSTREIAEKLSRSVKTIEAHQANIREKLDIPSGKELMRFAIQWIESQ; encoded by the coding sequence ATGGAAGGGAATCCGTCTAGCCTGGGCCGCGCGACTCAGATCCTGATCGTGGATGACCACCCCATCATCCGCGATGGGTTAACCCACCTGCTGAATCTGCATGAGGATCTGCACGTCTGCTATGCGGCCGGCAGTGCCGAAGACGCTCTGGCGGCGATGGCCTGTGAGCCTGACATGGCCATTGTGGACCTCAGCCTGCACTCGAACTCCGGCCTGGATCTTGTCAAAACGCTCCGGCAACACTATCCAAAGCTGGCAATCCTCATCCTCAGCATGCATGACGAAACCCTGTTTGCCGAACGCGCGCTGCGGGCGGGCGCAAACGGGTACCTGATGAAACTCGAGGCCACAGAGCATGTGATGAACGCCGTGCGCGAGGTGCTGGCGGGCAATATTTACCTGAGCGCCGCAATGCATGAAAGGTTGGCGCGGACGTTGACGGCTCCCCAGAAAATTCCCGCGGGCTCAATCGCGAGCCTTTCGGAACGGGAGTTCGAGGTCCTGCACCTGATCGGGCTCGGCTTCAGCACCCGCGAGATCGCCGAGAAACTGAGTCGGAGCGTCAAGACCATCGAGGCACATCAGGCCAACATTAGGGAAAAGCTGGATATTCCTAGCGGCAAGGAGCTGATGCGCTTCGCCATTCAGTGGATCGAGAGCCAATAG